The Neurospora crassa OR74A linkage group V, whole genome shotgun sequence sequence GGAGTCCGAAACCCTCGAACAAATGCAAGCTCGGCATCGCAAGGAGCAAAGAGACCTTGTGTCACGCATcacaaacaagaagaagaacgcgACTAAGAAGACACGCAAGGGCGTCAATGATGAATGCGCCCAATTGGAGCTCGAACTCAAAGCGagacaagaggaggagctcaGGAAGCTGCAAGGAGGTGACGACaatgacgacaacgacgagcAGGCCCAGGAGCTTGAGGAAGAGCAAGACGTCGAAGAACCAACAGTCAACGATGTGACCGAGAAGCTACAGAAGACCACCGTCTCAGAACAGTCGAGTAATACAAGGCCCCCTCCTCCGGTAGAGCAGTCCTCCAGCGGCGGAGGAAAGAAACGAAACCGCCAGAAGGAGCGTCTCGCCCGTCGCCAAGCGGAAGTAGAAGCTGCTTCGGCAGCAGCCGAGCAAGAGGCCTCGAGCATGGTGGACCATCGCGGTATCGAAAAGGCATATATGTTGCGCGAATTCAAGGCGCATTCtttggaagagaaggataTCGAACCCGATGGGCATTGCCTCTTCTCCGCAGTGGCAGACCAGCTTGCTGTCCACGGGCTCCCAGTAGATGGGGCCTTGTCCGCAAACAAGGGAGCCCAAACACAAGAGAAGCTGCCGCCTTATAGGATCGTGCGTCATGTGGCGGTTGACTACATGGAGAAACACACGGACGATTTTGCGCCTTTTCTCGAGGAGCCCTTCGAGACCTACGTGGCCAAGATACGAGACACAGCAGAGTGGGGTGGACAGCTGGAGCTGACGGCGCTGGCAAACGCGTATAACGTGGAGATCAGGGTGGTGCAAGACGGTCGGACGGAGGTGATACAACCCAACGCTGTCGCAAATGGGGAGAGCAACGGGGACAAGGAGGAGCTGAAGGTCCTGTGGTTGGCGTACTATCGTCATGGATATGGCCTTGGAGAACACTTCAACTCGCTACGCAAAGCAGCTGTTTGAGACCATGATTTGCCAAAAGGCGAGTTATCAAACAAACGATAAAAGTGCTACTCTCCCTGTTGCTAGGTTGCTCTTTCGCACACACACAAAGTAACTGTAACCGAAAAGGGTTCCCCTGACCACCCTTACTGGTGGCTCCAGACCGAAACACGGTCAACCACGTTTCCTTGGTTGTCGTACCCAGCCTTGTGTGTGCATGCAGGCTGTGTACGTGCCAGCCGTTTGAGAGCAACCGGTGTTGTATCCGCGCTTCCGTCCACTACCTGTCCCTTGTCGTCATATTGCAACAACTGACCCGGATGCCCAAGATGGGCAAGATACAGGTCGCCCGACACACCCCAAGGCGGGCCGCCGGTCATGGGGTCCTTGTCAAGTGGCCACTCGAGGCAAACTAATCTTCCGCCGTCGGGGTTGAGAAGATCGGACAATCTCTTGGCCCATTGTGGGCGTGCTTCAGGCGGAAGGGCGCAAAAGAACTGGCAATGAGTCTCGAGTTAGTGTTTCTTGACTTTGTCACTTCAATCAGGCCAGGACACCATCCAAGGAGACGGAACACTTACCGTATAGTCAAAAATGAGATCAAACCCAGTCTTCACCTTTCCATATCCCGAATCATTCACCCAGTCGTCCTCGAAAAAGTCTCCCGTCACCCACATCACCCTGCCCTTTGTCGTGACGCCTAGCTCCCTCTTCGGCGCATAcatctccttccacttgcccTCTGCATCCTCTTCCGCCACCCGTTTCTCGTTCTTCTTAGCCTCCTCTATGCTTGTCACGGATGAGTCAAGTCCGTAGACGTCATACCCATGTGCAGACAGGAGTAGCACGTCGTGGCCTCTCCCACAGCCGGCCACTAAAGCTTTGGGTTTTGACTTGTCCCAATCATGAGCCGTACTTGGGGCATTGGGGAAGAGCTCGCGGTGGAGGGACAGGACTTCATCGAGGGCTTGGCTGGGCCCGCCGCGGTCCCAGGGGGTGAAGGATTCCTTCCATAGCGTGTCCCAGCGTTCAGGGTGTGTGGAGTAGTCCGAGTCTTTGAAGAGCGAGCGGAGGCGATG is a genomic window containing:
- a CDS encoding thiol methyltransferase — its product is MASDPQPPLNKSSADEQAIQSQFHRLRSLFKDSDYSTHPERWDTLWKESFTPWDRGGPSQALDEVLSLHRELFPNAPSTAHDWDKSKPKALVAGCGRGHDVLLLSAHGYDVYGLDSSVTSIEEAKKNEKRVAEEDAEGKWKEMYAPKRELGVTTKGRVMWVTGDFFEDDWVNDSGYGKVKTGFDLIFDYTFFCALPPEARPQWAKRLSDLLNPDGGRLVCLEWPLDKDPMTGGPPWGVSGDLYLAHLGHPGQLLQYDDKGQVVDGSADTTPVALKRLARTQPACTHKAGYDNQGNVVDRVSVWSHQ